From one Acidibrevibacterium fodinaquatile genomic stretch:
- the ureE gene encoding urease accessory protein UreE, which produces MRAISVLKAGHWPPGARASDAVALDFDHRHRRRVLLTTEAGREILLDLGETVRLGDGDGLVLESGGIVRVIAAPEAVLDIHAQPAVLLRIAWHLGNRHLPVQMLEGALRIRADHVIAAMVAGLGGHVHARAAPFDPEPGAYAGAQAPHGHGHDHGHHHDH; this is translated from the coding sequence ATGCGTGCAATCAGCGTTCTTAAGGCCGGGCACTGGCCGCCCGGGGCGCGCGCGAGCGATGCAGTCGCGCTCGATTTCGACCACCGCCATCGCCGCCGGGTTTTACTGACCACGGAAGCAGGGCGGGAAATCCTACTCGATCTCGGCGAGACGGTGCGGCTCGGCGATGGTGACGGGTTGGTGCTCGAGAGCGGCGGCATCGTCCGCGTCATCGCCGCCCCGGAAGCGGTGCTCGACATCCATGCCCAGCCTGCGGTCCTTCTCCGCATCGCCTGGCATCTCGGCAATCGTCATCTGCCGGTGCAGATGTTGGAAGGCGCTTTGCGTATTCGCGCCGATCATGTCATCGCGGCGATGGTTGCGGGGCTCGGCGGCCATGTCCATGCGCGCGCGGCGCCGTTCGATCCCGAACCCGGTGCCTATGCCGGCGCCCAAGCGCCTCATGGGCACGGGCATGATCACGGGCATCATCATGATCATTGA
- a CDS encoding acetolactate synthase large subunit yields the protein MNGAESLVHTLLACGVDTCFANPGTSEMHFVAALDRIPGMRSVLGLFEGVVTGAADGYGRMTGKPAACLLHCGPGLANGLANLHNARRARTPLVAIIGDQATYHRPLDAPLTADTEGWARPVSGFVRTATAAAEVGRCAAAAVQAARAAPGQIASLILPADTAWDEGGIVAAPLPVPPPAAVDPGAVRHAARVLRRGEPAMLLLGGAALLAAPLEDAARIAAASGARLLAQQQNGRVARGRGRVAIGRIPYPLDQALAALAGIRHLILVGATPPVSFFAYPGRPNRLAPPDCEIHVLARPEQDGPAALAALADELGATAAPAAADFPPLSPVRGALTPESGAETILAHLPENAVVIDEAGSFGRGIFAQSHRAAPHDWLQLTGGAIGDGLPMAVGAAIGAPGRRVISLQADGSAMYTLQALWTQARERLDVTTIVFANRRYAILFGELANVGANPGPRALGMMSLDDPDLDWVKLAGGMGVEAAAAEDGARLSDLLAYAETRRGPFLIALSVP from the coding sequence ATGAACGGCGCGGAAAGTCTGGTGCATACGCTGCTCGCGTGCGGCGTCGATACCTGTTTCGCCAATCCCGGCACGAGTGAGATGCATTTTGTCGCCGCCCTCGATCGCATTCCCGGCATGCGCTCGGTGCTCGGCCTGTTTGAGGGGGTGGTGACGGGTGCGGCCGACGGGTATGGGCGCATGACGGGAAAGCCCGCCGCCTGTCTTCTCCATTGCGGCCCCGGCCTCGCCAATGGCCTCGCCAATCTCCATAACGCGCGACGCGCGAGGACACCGCTGGTCGCCATTATCGGCGATCAGGCGACCTATCACCGCCCGCTCGATGCGCCGCTGACCGCCGATACCGAGGGCTGGGCGCGGCCGGTCTCGGGGTTTGTGCGCACCGCGACCGCGGCGGCCGAGGTCGGGCGATGTGCCGCAGCGGCGGTGCAAGCGGCGCGGGCGGCGCCGGGCCAGATCGCGAGCCTGATCCTGCCCGCCGATACCGCCTGGGATGAAGGCGGGATCGTCGCCGCGCCGCTCCCTGTCCCGCCGCCGGCCGCGGTCGATCCTGGCGCCGTGCGCCATGCCGCGCGGGTGTTGCGCCGGGGCGAGCCGGCGATGCTGCTGCTCGGCGGTGCGGCCCTCCTTGCCGCCCCGCTCGAAGACGCGGCGCGGATCGCGGCGGCAAGCGGGGCGCGTTTGCTCGCGCAGCAGCAGAATGGCCGGGTCGCGCGTGGGCGCGGGCGGGTCGCGATCGGGCGCATTCCTTATCCGCTCGACCAGGCGCTGGCGGCGCTGGCTGGCATTCGCCATCTGATCTTGGTTGGGGCAACCCCGCCGGTGTCGTTTTTCGCCTATCCCGGCCGGCCGAACCGGCTCGCGCCGCCCGATTGCGAGATCCATGTCCTCGCCCGCCCGGAGCAGGATGGGCCGGCGGCGCTCGCGGCGCTGGCGGACGAACTCGGCGCCACGGCGGCGCCGGCGGCGGCTGATTTTCCGCCGCTTTCGCCGGTGCGCGGGGCGCTGACGCCGGAAAGCGGCGCTGAGACCATCCTCGCTCATCTCCCTGAGAACGCGGTGGTGATCGACGAGGCGGGAAGTTTTGGGCGCGGGATTTTCGCGCAATCCCATCGCGCTGCCCCGCATGACTGGCTGCAACTGACGGGCGGCGCGATCGGCGATGGCCTGCCGATGGCGGTGGGGGCGGCGATTGGCGCGCCGGGGCGGCGGGTGATCTCGCTGCAGGCCGATGGCTCGGCGATGTACACCCTGCAAGCGCTCTGGACCCAGGCACGCGAGCGGCTCGATGTCACCACCATCGTTTTCGCCAACCGCCGCTATGCCATCCTGTTCGGGGAATTGGCCAATGTCGGCGCCAATCCCGGCCCGCGCGCACTCGGCATGATGAGCCTCGACGATCCCGATCTCGACTGGGTGAAGCTTGCCGGCGGCATGGGGGTGGAAGCGGCGGCGGCCGAGGATGGCGCCCGGCTCAGCGATCTTCTCGCCTACGCCGAGACCAGGCGGGGGCCGTTCCTGATCGCGCTTTCGGTGCCATAG
- the ureC gene encoding urease subunit alpha, with protein sequence MVTLSRAAYADMFGPTVGDRVRLGDTDLFVSVEKDFSLPGEEVKFGGGKVIRDGMGQSQRSRAEGAHDTVITNALIIDHWGIVKADIGIRDGRISGIGKAGNPDIQPGVDIIIGPGTEIIAGEGKIVTAGGIDAHIHFICPQQVEEALASGITTMIGGGTGPATGTAATTCTPGPWHLARMLQAAEGLPVNLAFAGKGNAARPAALEEMVRAGAAALKLHEDWGTTPAAIDCCLSVADRFDIPVMIHTDTLNESGFVEDTIAAFAGRTIHAFHTEGAGGGHAPDIIKLAGLANVLPSSTNPTRPYTANTIDEHLDMLMVCHHLDAAIPEDIAFAESRIRRETIAAEDILHDLGAISMISSDSQAMGRVGEVITRTWQTAHKMKLQRGSLPGDGAADNHRVKRYIAKYTINPAIAQGLAREVGSVEIGKLADLVLWSPAFFGAKPDLVIKSGSIVAAMMGDPNASIPTPQPVHMRPMFAAFGRALAESCLTFVSAAALDADLGRGLGLSRRLVAVTDTRGGIGKRSMIHNDALPKIEVDPETYEVRADGVLLTCEPAAVLPLAQRYFLF encoded by the coding sequence ATGGTGACACTTTCGCGCGCGGCCTATGCCGACATGTTTGGCCCGACGGTGGGCGATCGCGTCCGCCTCGGCGATACCGATCTTTTCGTCAGTGTTGAGAAGGATTTTTCCCTCCCCGGCGAGGAAGTGAAATTCGGCGGCGGCAAGGTGATCCGCGACGGCATGGGCCAATCGCAGCGGAGCCGCGCCGAGGGCGCCCATGATACCGTGATCACCAACGCGCTGATCATCGATCATTGGGGTATCGTCAAGGCCGATATCGGCATTCGTGATGGCCGCATCTCAGGGATCGGCAAGGCGGGTAATCCCGATATCCAGCCCGGCGTCGATATCATCATCGGCCCGGGCACCGAGATCATCGCCGGCGAAGGAAAGATCGTCACCGCCGGCGGGATCGACGCGCATATCCATTTCATTTGTCCACAGCAGGTGGAAGAGGCGCTGGCGTCCGGCATCACCACCATGATCGGCGGCGGCACTGGCCCCGCGACCGGCACCGCCGCGACCACCTGCACGCCGGGCCCGTGGCATCTCGCGCGCATGCTGCAAGCGGCCGAGGGTTTGCCGGTCAATCTCGCGTTCGCCGGCAAGGGCAATGCGGCGCGGCCGGCGGCGCTCGAGGAAATGGTGCGCGCGGGGGCTGCGGCGCTGAAGCTGCACGAGGATTGGGGGACGACGCCGGCGGCGATCGATTGCTGCCTTTCGGTCGCCGATCGCTTCGATATCCCGGTGATGATCCATACCGACACGCTCAATGAATCGGGCTTTGTCGAAGACACCATCGCCGCCTTCGCCGGGCGCACCATCCACGCCTTTCATACCGAGGGCGCCGGCGGCGGGCATGCGCCCGACATCATCAAGCTCGCCGGCCTCGCCAATGTCCTGCCGAGTTCGACCAACCCGACCCGGCCCTACACCGCGAACACCATCGATGAGCATCTCGACATGCTGATGGTGTGTCATCATCTCGACGCCGCGATCCCGGAAGATATCGCCTTCGCCGAAAGCCGCATCCGGCGCGAGACGATTGCCGCGGAAGACATTCTCCACGATCTCGGGGCCATTTCGATGATTTCGTCCGACAGCCAGGCGATGGGCCGCGTCGGCGAGGTCATTACGCGCACTTGGCAGACCGCGCATAAGATGAAACTGCAGCGCGGCTCGCTGCCCGGGGATGGTGCGGCCGATAATCATCGCGTCAAACGCTATATCGCGAAATACACCATCAATCCGGCGATCGCGCAGGGGCTGGCGCGGGAAGTCGGCTCGGTGGAAATTGGTAAACTGGCTGATCTGGTTTTGTGGTCGCCGGCTTTTTTCGGCGCAAAGCCCGATCTCGTCATCAAGTCGGGCAGCATCGTTGCGGCGATGATGGGGGATCCCAACGCTTCCATCCCGACGCCGCAACCGGTCCATATGCGCCCGATGTTCGCGGCCTTCGGGCGGGCGCTTGCTGAGAGCTGCCTCACTTTCGTCTCTGCCGCGGCGTTGGACGCCGATCTCGGCCGCGGGCTCGGGCTATCGCGGCGATTGGTCGCGGTTACCGATACCCGCGGCGGCATCGGCAAGCGCAGCATGATCCATAACGATGCGCTGCCGAAGATCGAGGTCGATCCGGAAACCTACGAGGTGCGCGCCGATGGAGTTTTGTTGACCTGTGAGCCGGCAGCGGTGCTGCCTTTGGCGCAGCGCTATTTTCTGTTCTGA
- a CDS encoding urease accessory protein UreF, with product MITGIIMIIDPSAFLHLLTWLSPAFPTGAFAYSHGLEWAVGAGDVTDGESLRAWLADLLHHGGGRNDAILLRAAHQASANPMRLEEVAAIGAAIAPAAERRAETLTQGAAFAKAAAPWGGSVAAPLPVALGVLAARHGIGEDAAVIGYLHAFAANLVSAGVRLIPLGQSAGLAVLAALEQDLLAIAFESRGQDLDDLGGACFRADIAAMRHETQYTRLFRS from the coding sequence ATGATCACGGGCATCATCATGATCATTGACCCGAGCGCTTTTCTGCATCTCCTGACCTGGCTGTCGCCGGCCTTCCCGACCGGGGCATTTGCTTATTCGCACGGGCTGGAATGGGCGGTCGGCGCGGGCGATGTCACAGACGGCGAAAGCCTCCGCGCCTGGCTCGCGGATTTGCTTCATCACGGCGGCGGGCGCAACGATGCCATTCTGCTGCGCGCCGCCCATCAGGCCAGCGCGAACCCCATGCGGCTCGAGGAGGTCGCGGCGATCGGCGCAGCAATCGCGCCGGCCGCCGAGCGGCGCGCCGAGACGCTGACGCAAGGCGCCGCTTTCGCCAAGGCAGCGGCGCCATGGGGCGGCAGTGTCGCAGCCCCTTTGCCTGTCGCACTCGGCGTGCTTGCGGCGCGGCACGGTATCGGCGAGGACGCGGCGGTGATCGGTTATCTCCATGCCTTTGCCGCCAATCTCGTCTCCGCTGGCGTCCGGCTGATCCCGCTCGGCCAATCGGCAGGGCTTGCGGTGCTGGCAGCCCTTGAGCAAGATCTTCTCGCGATCGCGTTCGAAAGCCGTGGCCAGGATCTCGATGATCTCGGCGGCGCTTGTTTCCGTGCTGATATCGCGGCGATGCGCCATGAAACCCAATATACGAGGTTGTTCCGCTCATGA
- the pdxY gene encoding pyridoxal kinase, whose product MTRILLFNSSVAHGHVGACAQVFPLERLGAEVALVATVRFSNHPGYGSFRGEISAPAEITALTEGMEAIGALDGLDGVLSGYLGSAETADAVLAAVLRARAQSPGALYACDPVIGDHGRVYVRPGIAEILAAKALPMADLVTPNPFELGLLSGTPIADVAAARKAAMLLAARLRPGGPRLVLATGLALAETPAAMIECLLADGETCFRVRTPKLPLAASGAGDLAAALFFLEFLRTRNGPAALSAMVARLFAVLEATGAARELALVAAQDALATPRHNFPAEPC is encoded by the coding sequence ATGACCCGTATCCTGCTTTTCAACTCCTCGGTCGCGCATGGCCATGTCGGCGCATGCGCGCAGGTTTTTCCCCTGGAGCGCCTCGGCGCCGAGGTTGCGCTGGTGGCAACGGTGCGGTTTTCCAACCATCCCGGCTATGGCAGCTTCCGCGGCGAAATCAGCGCGCCGGCCGAAATCACCGCTCTCACCGAAGGGATGGAAGCGATCGGCGCGCTCGATGGGTTGGACGGCGTGCTCTCCGGCTATCTCGGCAGCGCCGAGACCGCGGACGCGGTGCTGGCGGCGGTTCTGCGCGCCAGAGCGCAGAGCCCCGGCGCCCTCTATGCCTGCGATCCGGTGATCGGCGATCATGGCCGCGTCTATGTTCGCCCCGGTATTGCCGAGATTTTGGCCGCAAAAGCGCTGCCGATGGCCGATCTCGTAACGCCGAACCCGTTCGAACTCGGCCTTTTGAGCGGGACGCCGATCGCCGATGTCGCCGCGGCGAGAAAGGCGGCGATGCTCTTGGCAGCCAGGCTTCGCCCGGGTGGGCCGCGCCTCGTGCTTGCGACGGGTCTTGCCCTCGCTGAGACGCCGGCGGCGATGATCGAGTGCTTGCTTGCGGATGGGGAGACATGTTTTCGGGTGCGAACGCCGAAGCTCCCGCTCGCCGCGAGCGGCGCCGGCGACCTCGCGGCGGCGCTATTTTTCCTCGAATTTCTGCGCACGCGAAACGGCCCGGCGGCGCTTTCGGCGATGGTGGCGCGGCTGTTTGCGGTTCTCGAGGCGACCGGCGCCGCGCGTGAACTGGCTCTCGTCGCGGCACAGGACGCCCTCGCGACGCCCCGGCACAATTTTCCCGCCGAACCGTGCTAG
- a CDS encoding NADH:flavin oxidoreductase/NADH oxidase, whose protein sequence is MSAVPHLFQPVTFRSVTARNRITVSPMCQYSAEDGLGNDWHIQNLGAKAAGGAGIVFTEATHVSAIGRITPGCLGLWNDAQEAFLARLAALISRLGAVPGIQIAHAGRKASVTPPWEGNKPIPHAAGGWTPLAPSAIPFGEGYTIPEALRPGQIAEIVGQFAATARLARRAGFKIAEIHAAHGYLLHSFLSPLANHRDDSYGGDLAGRSRALMEVIDAVRGEWPAELPLFVRLSCTDWVEGGFTLEEAVMLAKRLKARGDVDLIDCSSGGASPAQRIPSLHPGYQVPFAERIRHEAGIATGAVGLIRDPFHAEEILGNGRADLVFLARALLADPAWPQRAARSLGLTPELPPQYQRAHLA, encoded by the coding sequence ATGAGCGCCGTCCCGCATCTGTTTCAGCCCGTCACTTTCCGCTCGGTCACCGCCCGCAACCGCATCACGGTCTCGCCGATGTGCCAGTACAGCGCCGAAGACGGTCTCGGCAATGATTGGCACATCCAGAATCTCGGCGCCAAGGCGGCGGGCGGCGCCGGCATCGTTTTCACCGAGGCGACCCATGTCTCGGCGATCGGGCGCATCACCCCGGGCTGCCTCGGCCTGTGGAACGACGCACAGGAGGCGTTTTTGGCCCGCCTCGCCGCGCTGATCAGCCGCCTCGGCGCGGTGCCGGGGATCCAGATCGCCCATGCCGGGCGCAAGGCGAGTGTGACCCCGCCCTGGGAGGGCAACAAGCCGATCCCCCATGCCGCCGGCGGCTGGACGCCGCTCGCCCCGAGCGCCATCCCGTTTGGCGAGGGCTACACCATTCCCGAGGCGCTGCGCCCCGGCCAAATCGCCGAGATCGTCGGGCAGTTCGCCGCGACCGCCCGGCTGGCGCGTCGCGCCGGCTTCAAGATCGCCGAAATCCATGCCGCCCATGGCTACCTCCTTCATTCGTTCCTCTCGCCGCTTGCCAATCACCGCGACGATTCCTATGGCGGCGATCTCGCCGGGCGGTCGCGCGCGCTGATGGAGGTGATCGACGCGGTGCGCGGCGAATGGCCGGCGGAATTGCCGCTTTTCGTCCGCCTCTCCTGCACCGATTGGGTCGAGGGCGGGTTCACTCTCGAGGAGGCGGTGATGCTCGCCAAGCGCCTCAAGGCGCGTGGCGACGTCGATTTGATCGATTGCTCCTCGGGCGGGGCATCGCCGGCGCAGCGCATCCCCTCCCTCCATCCCGGCTATCAGGTGCCGTTCGCCGAGCGGATCCGGCATGAAGCCGGGATCGCCACCGGCGCCGTCGGCTTGATCCGCGACCCGTTCCATGCCGAGGAAATTCTCGGCAATGGCCGCGCCGATCTCGTCTTCCTTGCTCGCGCGCTCCTCGCCGATCCCGCCTGGCCGCAGCGCGCGGCGCGCAGCCTCGGCCTCACCCCGGAGCTGCCGCCCCAGTATCAGCGCGCGCACCTGGCCTGA
- a CDS encoding urease subunit beta: MIPGEIIPAAGEIEMNADLARLVLLVENTGDRPIQVGSHYHFAETNPALRFDRALAHGHRLDIAAGTAVRFEPGAAREVTLVPFRGDRVVYGFRGAVMGKL; this comes from the coding sequence ATGATCCCGGGCGAGATCATCCCCGCCGCCGGCGAGATCGAGATGAACGCCGATCTCGCGCGGCTCGTCCTGCTGGTTGAAAATACCGGCGATCGTCCGATCCAGGTCGGAAGCCATTATCATTTCGCCGAAACCAATCCGGCGTTGCGCTTCGATCGCGCTTTGGCGCACGGCCATCGCCTCGATATCGCCGCCGGCACCGCGGTGCGGTTCGAGCCCGGGGCGGCGCGCGAGGTGACGCTGGTGCCGTTTCGTGGCGATCGCGTGGTTTACGGGTTCCGCGGCGCGGTGATGGGAAAGCTTTAG
- a CDS encoding urease accessory protein UreD has product MSAAAFPYDETRPRSQRADGALRIAFRRREERSVLAELYQRGCLKARFPRPESAAWPEALLLNVSGGVAGGDHLETEIALGENTRAILASPAAERFYRALARDDPARVSTAITLAPGAHVEWLPQESILFNACALTRQTDVTLAAGAVFLGVEMLVFGRAAMGERLHAGDLRDRFRLFRNGRLQLQEMTRLNGDIAARLAGRATGAGAGATALLVYAAAAAGARREALRDALAGVEAGVSLVLPDLLIARILAPDTRGLRRAVMAGLHVLRDRRRMPRVWQG; this is encoded by the coding sequence ATGTCCGCCGCCGCCTTTCCGTATGACGAGACGAGACCCCGGTCGCAGCGTGCCGACGGGGCGCTCAGGATCGCGTTTCGCAGGCGGGAAGAGAGAAGCGTGCTTGCCGAACTCTATCAGCGCGGCTGCCTCAAAGCGCGCTTTCCCCGCCCGGAGAGCGCGGCATGGCCGGAAGCGCTGCTGCTCAATGTCTCGGGCGGGGTTGCCGGCGGCGATCATCTGGAAACCGAGATCGCGCTCGGCGAAAACACCCGCGCGATCCTGGCGTCGCCAGCGGCAGAGCGGTTTTATCGCGCGCTCGCCCGTGACGATCCGGCGCGCGTCTCAACGGCGATCACGCTCGCGCCTGGCGCCCATGTGGAATGGCTGCCGCAGGAGAGCATTCTTTTCAACGCGTGCGCGCTCACGCGCCAAACCGACGTTACCCTCGCCGCGGGCGCGGTGTTTCTCGGCGTCGAGATGCTGGTGTTCGGCCGCGCGGCGATGGGCGAGCGGCTTCACGCCGGCGATCTTCGTGATCGCTTCCGGCTATTTCGCAATGGGCGCTTGCAGCTTCAGGAAATGACCCGATTGAATGGCGATATCGCGGCGCGCCTTGCCGGCCGCGCAACCGGCGCAGGCGCCGGCGCGACGGCGCTGCTGGTTTATGCCGCCGCCGCGGCGGGTGCGCGCCGCGAGGCGCTGCGCGACGCGCTGGCCGGGGTCGAGGCCGGGGTCAGCCTGGTTTTGCCCGATCTTCTCATCGCCCGTATTCTCGCGCCCGACACGCGTGGGCTGCGGCGGGCGGTGATGGCGGGCTTGCATGTTTTGCGCGATCGCCGGAGGATGCCGCGGGTGTGGCAAGGCTGA
- the urtD gene encoding urea ABC transporter ATP-binding protein UrtD — MSGRIGEASDTLLYLNGVSVSFDGFRALNNLSLVLAPGEMRAVIGPNGAGKTTMMDVITGKTRPDSGEVVFRADTDLTHLDEPAIAALGIGRKFQKPTVFEPHSVYDNLLLALAGNRTPQRALFARETAAERDRIAALLDTIRLTEHRHRRAGDLSHGQKQWLEIGMLLAQEPDLLLVDEPVAGMTDAETAETARLLREINRSKSVVVVEHDMDFVRALDVKVTVLHEGSVLSEGSIDHVSNDPKVIEVYLGR, encoded by the coding sequence ATGAGCGGCCGCATTGGGGAAGCCTCCGACACTCTCCTTTATCTCAATGGCGTCAGCGTCAGCTTTGACGGGTTTCGCGCGCTCAACAATCTCTCCCTGGTTCTGGCGCCGGGCGAGATGCGCGCGGTGATCGGCCCCAACGGCGCCGGCAAGACGACGATGATGGATGTCATCACCGGCAAGACCCGCCCTGATTCGGGTGAGGTCGTTTTCCGCGCCGACACCGATCTCACCCATCTCGACGAGCCGGCGATCGCCGCACTCGGCATCGGGCGGAAATTCCAGAAGCCGACGGTCTTTGAGCCGCACAGCGTTTATGACAATCTGCTGCTCGCGCTTGCCGGCAACCGGACACCACAACGCGCCCTTTTCGCCCGTGAAACGGCCGCCGAGCGCGATCGCATCGCGGCACTTCTCGATACCATTCGCCTCACCGAACACCGCCATCGCCGCGCCGGCGATCTCTCCCACGGCCAGAAGCAATGGCTCGAAATCGGCATGTTGCTGGCGCAGGAGCCTGATCTCCTACTCGTCGATGAGCCCGTTGCCGGCATGACGGATGCCGAAACCGCCGAAACCGCGCGGCTGCTGCGCGAGATCAACCGCAGCAAGAGCGTTGTCGTCGTCGAGCACGACATGGATTTCGTGCGCGCCCTCGATGTCAAGGTGACGGTTCTGCACGAGGGTTCGGTGCTCTCTGAAGGCAGCATCGATCATGTCAGCAACGATCCAAAGGTGATCGAAGTCTATCTCGGACGTTGA
- the urtE gene encoding urea ABC transporter ATP-binding subunit UrtE: protein MLEITDVDLYYGAAVALRGVSLRAALGEVTSVLGRNGVGKTSLLRAVVGAHAITRGTIRWEGAEIHRLAPYERARRGMAYVPQGRDIFPLLTVKENLETGLAVLPRRERRIADEIFDLFPILKTMLRRRGGDLSGGQQQQLAIARALVTRPRLLVLDEPTEGIQPSIIKDIGRVISLLRGRGEMAILLVEQYFDFARDLAQSIAVMERGAIVLAGRAEELDHADVRRRLSV, encoded by the coding sequence ATGCTCGAAATCACCGATGTGGATTTGTATTACGGCGCGGCGGTGGCGCTGCGTGGGGTATCGTTGCGGGCCGCGTTGGGGGAAGTAACCTCTGTGCTCGGCCGTAACGGCGTCGGCAAGACGAGCCTTTTGCGCGCGGTGGTTGGGGCGCACGCGATCACGCGGGGCACCATCCGCTGGGAGGGCGCGGAGATCCATCGCCTCGCCCCCTATGAGCGGGCGCGGCGCGGCATGGCCTATGTGCCGCAGGGGCGTGATATTTTCCCGCTATTGACAGTCAAGGAAAATCTCGAGACCGGGTTGGCGGTTCTGCCACGCCGCGAGCGGCGTATCGCCGACGAGATTTTCGACCTCTTCCCGATCTTGAAAACCATGCTGCGGCGGCGTGGTGGCGATCTTTCCGGCGGCCAGCAGCAGCAGCTCGCGATCGCCCGCGCTTTGGTAACGAGGCCCCGTCTTTTGGTGCTCGATGAGCCGACCGAGGGCATTCAGCCCAGTATCATCAAGGATATCGGTCGTGTCATCAGCCTGTTGCGCGGGCGCGGCGAAATGGCCATTCTGTTGGTCGAGCAATATTTCGATTTCGCCCGTGATCTCGCGCAAAGCATCGCCGTGATGGAACGCGGCGCGATCGTGCTGGCGGGTCGTGCTGAGGAGCTTGACCACGCCGATGTCCGCCGCCGCCTTTCCGTATGA
- a CDS encoding urease subunit gamma, with product MNLTPREKDKLLVAMAAMVARRRLERGVRLNYPEAVALITDFVVEGARDGRSVAELMQGGAAVITRAQVMEGVAEMIPDVQVEATFPDGTKLVTVHEPIR from the coding sequence ATGAATCTGACGCCGCGCGAAAAGGATAAGCTTTTGGTCGCCATGGCGGCGATGGTGGCGCGACGGCGCCTTGAACGCGGGGTCCGGCTCAATTATCCCGAAGCCGTCGCATTGATCACCGATTTTGTTGTGGAAGGCGCGCGCGATGGGCGCTCGGTTGCCGAACTCATGCAAGGGGGTGCTGCGGTGATCACGCGGGCGCAGGTAATGGAAGGGGTCGCCGAGATGATCCCTGACGTGCAGGTGGAGGCAACTTTCCCAGACGGCACCAAGCTCGTCACCGTGCATGAGCCGATCCGATGA
- the ureG gene encoding urease accessory protein UreG — MSPSPTSPSPTGPLRVGIGGPVGSGKTALMDALCRQFRDRFEIAAITNDIYTKEDAEFLTRAGSLTSDRILGIETGGCPHTAIREDASINLAGVADLRERFPRLDLILIESGGDNLAATFSPELADITIYVIDVSAGDKIPRKGGPGITRSDLLVINKTDLAPFVGASLAVMDRDARKMRGERPFVFANVRAGRGVAEIATFIERAGGLGRQEM, encoded by the coding sequence ATGAGCCCGTCCCCCACTAGCCCCTCTCCCACTGGCCCGCTTCGTGTCGGCATCGGCGGCCCCGTCGGCAGTGGCAAGACCGCGCTGATGGATGCGCTCTGCCGCCAGTTCCGTGACCGTTTCGAAATCGCGGCCATCACCAACGACATTTACACGAAGGAGGACGCGGAATTCCTCACCCGCGCCGGCTCACTCACCAGCGACCGCATTCTCGGCATCGAGACCGGCGGCTGCCCGCATACCGCGATCCGGGAAGACGCCTCGATCAATCTCGCCGGCGTTGCCGATCTCAGGGAGCGTTTTCCGCGCCTTGATCTCATCCTGATCGAAAGCGGCGGCGACAATCTTGCGGCGACCTTCAGCCCCGAACTCGCCGATATCACAATCTATGTCATCGATGTTTCGGCCGGCGATAAAATTCCGCGCAAGGGCGGCCCTGGCATCACGCGCAGCGATCTCCTGGTGATCAACAAAACCGATCTCGCGCCGTTCGTCGGCGCCAGTCTTGCGGTGATGGATCGCGATGCGCGCAAGATGCGTGGCGAGCGGCCTTTCGTTTTCGCCAATGTGCGCGCAGGGCGCGGGGTTGCCGAGATCGCCACCTTCATCGAACGCGCCGGTGGGCTCGGGCGCCAGGAGATGTAA